Proteins encoded together in one Pseudomonadota bacterium window:
- a CDS encoding ABC transporter permease, translating to MASKTATMLSGWTVNVAIALTALRTNVMRSILTMLGVMIGVFAVTLAIAVGNGAQVSVVQTINSFGYNMAILSPEAEGDGPRRSFTRGRLTMRDLAAVEREIEGVRAIAPQLRYSIDLVVGNNRTTTNSVGITSGYGIVTDTKAALGRFIEDEDVRSAGRVIVLGKTVADELFVDTDPVGSTVRVNGIPFTVIGQMEEKGGAFGDDSDNVAFMPISTMRQRFAGDGLAGPDDVQLAFIGFEDGYSLSVAKTDLISLMEDRYNIREGQVRPFRVRTTEEFQEDFGFITSIMQAVLVAIASISLLVGGIGIMNIMLVSVTERTREIGLRMALGAKRSDIRNQFLVEAAVLCVLGGCVGLLLAWLSSLLVSVYADFPVPIGIGTALVAIVFSAFIGLLFGGYPAIRASRLSPIEALRSE from the coding sequence ATGGCATCGAAAACAGCGACCATGCTATCCGGCTGGACCGTCAATGTGGCGATTGCGCTAACGGCGTTGCGTACCAATGTCATGCGCTCGATCCTGACCATGCTGGGCGTGATGATCGGCGTCTTCGCCGTCACACTGGCGATTGCGGTCGGCAACGGCGCCCAGGTGAGTGTCGTGCAGACGATCAACAGCTTCGGCTATAATATGGCCATCCTGTCGCCCGAGGCTGAAGGTGATGGGCCGCGCCGCTCCTTCACGCGCGGGCGGCTGACCATGCGTGATCTGGCAGCTGTGGAGCGCGAGATTGAAGGTGTTCGCGCCATTGCGCCGCAACTGCGCTATTCGATCGATCTGGTGGTCGGCAATAACCGCACCACGACAAATTCCGTCGGGATTACCAGCGGCTATGGCATTGTCACCGACACCAAGGCGGCGCTTGGGCGCTTTATCGAGGACGAAGATGTCCGCAGTGCAGGGCGGGTTATCGTTCTGGGCAAAACCGTCGCTGACGAGCTGTTTGTCGATACCGACCCGGTAGGCAGCACCGTGCGGGTCAATGGCATACCCTTTACCGTTATCGGCCAGATGGAGGAGAAAGGCGGTGCGTTCGGCGATGACAGCGACAATGTCGCGTTCATGCCGATTTCAACCATGCGCCAGCGTTTTGCCGGCGACGGACTGGCCGGTCCTGATGATGTCCAGCTGGCCTTTATCGGATTTGAGGATGGCTATTCACTGAGTGTCGCCAAAACCGATCTGATCAGCCTCATGGAGGATCGCTATAATATCCGCGAGGGCCAGGTCCGGCCTTTCAGGGTGCGTACGACAGAGGAATTTCAGGAGGATTTCGGTTTCATAACCAGCATCATGCAGGCAGTGCTGGTGGCGATTGCCTCGATCTCGCTGCTGGTCGGCGGCATCGGGATCATGAACATCATGCTGGTCAGCGTGACCGAAAGGACGCGCGAGATCGGGTTGCGCATGGCGCTGGGCGCAAAACGCAGCGATATCCGCAACCAGTTTCTTGTCGAGGCGGCGGTATTGTGTGTTCTGGGCGGCTGTGTCGGTCTGTTGCTGGCCTGGCTCAGCAGCCTTTTGGTATCGGTCTACGCCGATTTTCCGGTTCCCATCGGTATTGGAACAGCGCTGGTTGCAATCGTCTTTTCAGCGTTTATCGGTCTGCTTTTCGGCGGCTATCCGGCAATCCGCGCTTCGCGGCTCTCACCGATCGAGGCACTTCGCAGCGAGTGA
- a CDS encoding DUF6733 family protein yields the protein MKTRLTLFLTATALSPLAATPALAESSGEAGEFESSGLATNGAAAISSIRTPEERKLNPELKVANVSTAKNSNRFSSIATIGDGAAPPVSATGYSLAGADSGFAGNIDAGYVGTPIAPSDASALTGASAAAAAAAQGSPAAREDSYSVLLNQDSFFGFYPSFNGLIPIGDNVDFSFYGILWTNSGFSTVVGTDGDLWTEFGVGANFHLADGKLQVKPQIGLTNGALLSGGVVDANGDPTSTGGNFADGIVPSLTVNYGDDSFEAEFYGGYYAALRNRNDNAALDFLHTWINAGYRFSDKFSAGGHYELLSNTRNTFPGGSSAVVYQWLGPYVQFSLDNGFFARFTAGADIEDGNDGDFYKLTAGFSF from the coding sequence ATGAAGACACGTCTTACCCTTTTTCTTACCGCCACAGCCTTGTCTCCCCTCGCTGCCACACCTGCTTTGGCAGAGAGCAGCGGTGAAGCAGGTGAATTTGAATCCTCAGGTCTTGCTACCAACGGTGCGGCTGCGATCAGCAGCATTCGCACGCCTGAAGAGCGCAAGCTAAACCCGGAGCTCAAGGTCGCCAATGTCAGCACCGCCAAGAACAGCAACCGGTTCAGCAGCATTGCCACCATCGGTGATGGCGCTGCGCCGCCTGTTTCCGCTACCGGTTACAGTCTTGCCGGTGCAGATAGCGGTTTTGCCGGAAATATCGACGCCGGATATGTTGGTACCCCGATCGCACCCTCCGACGCATCGGCGCTGACCGGTGCTTCGGCTGCCGCTGCCGCCGCAGCCCAGGGTTCGCCAGCCGCGCGCGAGGACAGCTACAGCGTTCTGCTGAACCAGGACAGCTTTTTCGGCTTCTATCCGTCATTCAATGGTCTGATTCCGATCGGCGACAATGTCGATTTCAGCTTTTACGGTATCCTGTGGACCAATTCCGGTTTCAGCACCGTTGTCGGCACCGACGGCGATCTGTGGACCGAGTTTGGCGTTGGCGCCAACTTTCACCTCGCCGACGGCAAATTGCAGGTGAAGCCGCAAATCGGCCTGACCAATGGTGCGCTGCTGTCCGGTGGCGTCGTCGATGCCAATGGCGACCCCACGTCCACCGGTGGTAATTTTGCCGATGGCATCGTGCCCAGCCTGACGGTCAACTATGGCGATGATTCGTTTGAAGCGGAATTTTATGGTGGTTATTACGCCGCCCTGCGCAATCGCAACGATAATGCAGCGCTCGATTTTCTCCACACCTGGATCAATGCGGGCTACCGCTTCAGCGACAAGTTTTCGGCCGGCGGCCATTATGAATTGCTGTCCAATACCCGCAACACCTTTCCCGGTGGCTCCAGCGCTGTCGTCTATCAATGGCTTGGGCCCTATGTGCAGTTCTCGCTCGACAACGGCTTTTTTGCCCGCTTCACCGCCGGTGCGGATATCGAGGATGGCAATGATGGGGACTTCTACAAGTTGACCGCAGGCTTCTCCTTCTGA
- a CDS encoding MBL fold metallo-hydrolase — protein sequence MSNQPNTPTNPIQNPPLRAAIIPVTPLQQNCTLFWCTSTNKAAFVDPGGDLPRLKQALAQTGAELEKILITHGHIDHCGEAGKLAKELGVPIEGPHEEDRFWISRLGDDGRNYGIAGEVFEPDRWLHDGDQVTVGDLTLNVIHCPGHTPGHVVFHHAPSRLAIVGDVLFQGSIGRTDFPRGNHGDLINAITGKLWPLGDDITFVPGHGQTSTFGHERKTNAFVADDVLAARG from the coding sequence ATGTCGAACCAGCCCAATACCCCCACAAATCCGATCCAAAATCCGCCCTTGCGTGCCGCCATCATCCCGGTGACGCCGCTGCAGCAGAACTGTACGCTGTTCTGGTGTACCAGTACCAACAAGGCGGCTTTTGTCGATCCCGGCGGTGACCTGCCACGGCTGAAACAGGCACTGGCCCAGACCGGGGCCGAACTGGAAAAAATCCTCATCACCCATGGCCATATCGACCATTGCGGCGAGGCTGGCAAACTGGCGAAAGAACTTGGCGTGCCGATCGAGGGACCGCATGAGGAAGACCGTTTCTGGATATCGCGGCTGGGCGACGATGGCCGCAATTACGGGATTGCCGGTGAGGTGTTCGAACCCGATCGCTGGCTGCACGATGGTGACCAGGTGACAGTGGGCGATCTCACCCTTAATGTTATCCATTGCCCCGGCCACACGCCGGGCCATGTCGTGTTTCACCACGCGCCGTCCAGGCTGGCAATTGTCGGCGATGTGCTGTTCCAGGGGTCGATTGGCCGTACCGATTTTCCGCGCGGCAACCATGGTGACCTGATCAATGCGATCACCGGCAAGCTTTGGCCGTTGGGGGACGATATCACCTTTGTCCCGGGCCATGGCCAGACCAGTACTTTCGGTCATGAGCGCAAGACCAACGCCTTTGTTGCCGACGATGTGCTGGCGGCGCGCGGCTAG
- a CDS encoding winged helix-turn-helix domain-containing protein, with translation MSKPETIGRDAVAMAILDIMQDGERWTDKAIEKRIKEYAVPIPENCDALTRTRLRREAEHWMGSIFWARRDLAERQLIARIGVGMYQITDAGRAELRCGIDTPENGSGENGSGAE, from the coding sequence TTGAGCAAGCCGGAAACGATTGGTCGTGACGCCGTTGCCATGGCGATATTGGATATTATGCAGGATGGCGAACGCTGGACCGACAAAGCCATCGAAAAACGCATCAAGGAATATGCCGTCCCCATACCCGAAAATTGCGATGCCCTCACCCGGACCCGGCTGCGCCGCGAGGCTGAGCACTGGATGGGCTCGATATTCTGGGCCCGGCGCGACCTTGCCGAACGCCAGCTGATCGCCCGCATCGGCGTCGGCATGTACCAGATCACCGATGCAGGGCGTGCCGAACTGCGCTGCGGTATTGATACGCCCGAAAATGGTAGCGGCGAGAATGGTAGCGGCGCGGAATAA
- a CDS encoding S24 family peptidase encodes MTDNHKVRETLARLIADRGVSYAGVSDMLGRNAAYIQQFIKRGTPTRLAEPDRRLLARFFGVAEDVLRNADENGTELPGEMVQNGQDRGKSLRAIPKLAIGASAGPGRSAEDEHVECELAFDENWLRRQGLGRAALSMIRVEGDSMEPMLCDGDDIMVEMATGEIARRDGIYVLRIDDALMVKRLAFQPDGSVTAISDNSAYPALPGLAMADIAIVGRVVWAGRKL; translated from the coding sequence ATGACCGATAATCACAAAGTGCGAGAAACCCTGGCTCGGCTGATCGCTGATCGTGGCGTCAGCTATGCCGGCGTGTCGGATATGCTGGGACGTAATGCCGCGTATATACAACAGTTTATCAAGCGTGGTACGCCAACGCGGCTTGCCGAGCCCGATCGCAGATTGCTGGCCCGTTTCTTTGGCGTCGCGGAAGATGTGCTGCGCAATGCCGATGAAAACGGTACCGAACTGCCCGGCGAAATGGTCCAGAATGGGCAGGATAGAGGAAAATCCCTGCGTGCCATACCCAAGCTTGCCATTGGCGCTTCGGCCGGGCCAGGGCGCAGCGCCGAAGACGAGCATGTCGAGTGTGAACTCGCCTTTGATGAAAACTGGCTGCGGCGGCAGGGGCTGGGGCGTGCGGCACTCAGCATGATCCGGGTCGAAGGCGATTCGATGGAACCGATGCTGTGCGATGGTGACGACATCATGGTCGAGATGGCGACCGGTGAGATAGCGCGGCGCGATGGTATTTATGTACTGCGTATCGACGATGCGCTTATGGTCAAGCGCCTCGCTTTTCAGCCTGACGGCAGCGTTACGGCGATCAGTGACAACAGTGCCTATCCGGCGTTGCCGGGTCTGGCGATGGCCGATATAGCGATTGTCGGTCGGGTGGTGTGGGCCGGACGCAAGCTCTGA